The Mobula birostris isolate sMobBir1 chromosome 6, sMobBir1.hap1, whole genome shotgun sequence genome has a window encoding:
- the LOC140198733 gene encoding secreted phosphoprotein 24-like, with product MSQCLNVVVVQDIKTQGNEVKADRSRERSSFFTLRNQLADSIQDRMKSFLLTIIAVQILHCLGVPVPEDALRASVLKLNEITKVTNLCGITGRRVANTYRTGKLSYSVDLTFSVKETICSKNSGLEFDDPSCYFRPKNIAEGFCKSRVEYFADKVADIEVECEGLKIVDSESDSTKSSEATVEETSESRETSFEETSDDQTESEDTTLEETTDVSTSWNFAR from the exons ATGAGTCAGTGTTTGAATGTGGTGGTGGTGCAAGATATAAAGACCCAAGGCAATGAGGTGAAAGCAGATCGATCGAGAGAGAGAAGCAGCTTCTTCACTCTGAGAAACCAGCTAGCTGATTCCATACAAGACAGAATGAAATCCTTCCTGCTCACCATCATTGCCGTGCAGATCCTCCACTGCTTAG gAGTGCCTGTCCCTGAGGATGCTCTGAGAGCCTCAGTTCTGAAGCTGAATGAAATTACTAAGGTTACCAATCTCTGTGGTATCACTGGAAGAAGGGTAGCAAAT ACCTATCGCACAGGTAAACTGTCATACAGTGTGGATTTAACATTCTCTGTGAAAGAAACCATCTGCTCCAAGAATTCTGGACTGGAATTTGATGATCCCAGCTGCTATTTCCGTCCCAAAAATATCGCT GAAGGGTTTTGCAAAAGCCGTGTTGAATACTTTGCCGATAAGGTGGCTGACATTGAAGTGGAGTGTGAAGGTCTGAAGATAGTTGACAGTGAGAGTGACTCAACAAAATCAAGTGAAGCCACTGTTGAG GAAACATCTGAGTCAAGAGAGACATCATTTGAAGAAACATCAGAT GACCAAACAGAGTCAGAGGACACAACTCTGGAAGAGACAACAGATGTGAGTACTAGTTGGAACTTTGCAAGATGA